Proteins encoded by one window of Thermodesulfobacteriota bacterium:
- a CDS encoding cation diffusion facilitator family transporter yields MAHAHADHCRHGHVAAPGRGSRRSLWLAFALTVSFMVAEAVGGWLINSLALLSDAGHMLTDAAAIGLSLLALKVGETPPSATKTFGYRRVEILAALFNGLALWAIVGVVLREAYGRFREPQEIRAVGMMAVAAAGLAVNLVSMKLLHAHKDENLNVRGAFLHVVADALGSVGALTAGIVVAATGWTPADPLASVGICALILYSSWGLVREAVHALLLGVPAHLDFRQVQRAILEQEGVCCLYDVHLWSIAPGQEALSAHLVVPDGYPRQKELLARTVARLREDFGITHATIQIEESHELKDSRLRSACTVEGEGAACALPPGPKPSGGEDPR; encoded by the coding sequence ATGGCGCACGCGCACGCAGATCACTGCCGCCACGGACACGTCGCGGCCCCCGGAAGGGGATCGCGGCGCAGCCTGTGGCTCGCCTTCGCCCTGACCGTCTCCTTCATGGTCGCCGAGGCCGTGGGAGGATGGCTCATCAACTCCCTGGCCCTGCTCAGCGACGCCGGACACATGCTCACGGACGCAGCGGCCATCGGGTTGAGCCTGCTGGCGCTCAAGGTGGGCGAGACGCCGCCTTCGGCCACCAAGACGTTCGGATACCGGCGGGTGGAGATCCTGGCAGCCCTCTTCAACGGGCTCGCTCTCTGGGCCATCGTCGGAGTGGTGCTCCGGGAAGCTTACGGGCGCTTTCGCGAGCCCCAGGAGATCCGGGCCGTGGGGATGATGGCCGTGGCCGCGGCTGGCCTTGCCGTGAACCTGGTCTCGATGAAGCTCCTCCACGCACACAAAGACGAAAACCTCAACGTGCGCGGAGCCTTCCTCCACGTGGTTGCCGACGCCCTGGGCTCGGTGGGGGCGCTCACGGCGGGGATCGTGGTGGCCGCCACCGGGTGGACCCCGGCGGATCCCCTTGCCAGCGTGGGGATCTGCGCGCTCATCCTGTACAGCTCTTGGGGGCTGGTGCGCGAGGCGGTCCACGCGCTCCTCCTCGGGGTTCCCGCCCACCTGGACTTTCGGCAGGTGCAGCGGGCGATTCTGGAGCAGGAAGGCGTGTGCTGTCTCTATGATGTGCACCTGTGGTCCATTGCGCCGGGCCAGGAAGCCCTCTCTGCCCATCTGGTGGTCCCCGACGGGTATCCGCGACAGAAGGAGCTTCTGGCGCGCACCGTGGCGCGCCTTCGGGAAGACTTCGGGATCACCCACGCCACGATACAGATCGAGGAGAGCCACGAACTGAAGGACTCCCGCCTCCGTTCCGCGTGTACGGTAGAAGGGGAGGGCGCCGCGTGCGCCTTGCCGCCCGGACCGAAGCCGTCCGGAGGGGAAGACCCCAGGTGA